A DNA window from Labilithrix sp. contains the following coding sequences:
- a CDS encoding glycosyltransferase family 2 protein gives MLHERKVYVVVPALDEALHIGRVIATMPRFVDHVFVVDDGSGDGTGQVALSGGDPRVRVLRHDERRGVGAAIATGYAEALREGGDALDAIAVMAGDGQMHPDDLAAVVMPIVRGQADYVKGDRMGAYGVHRKMGLPRWIGGRVFSLLTSLAIREPIRDSQCGYTALARRATEGLDLAGLWPGFGYPNDLLGQLAARAERIREVPVQAIYGDETSKLKLRHLPPFFFIIGRAALRRARSGAARVSPGWMTPEGEPLRPASDVSP, from the coding sequence ATGCTGCACGAACGGAAGGTCTACGTCGTCGTCCCCGCGCTGGACGAGGCGCTCCACATCGGCCGGGTGATCGCGACGATGCCGCGGTTCGTCGATCACGTCTTCGTCGTCGACGACGGCAGCGGCGACGGGACGGGGCAGGTCGCGCTCTCGGGCGGCGATCCCCGCGTCCGCGTGCTGCGCCACGACGAGCGGCGCGGCGTCGGCGCCGCGATCGCGACCGGCTACGCGGAGGCGCTGCGCGAGGGCGGCGACGCGCTCGACGCGATCGCGGTGATGGCGGGCGACGGGCAGATGCACCCCGACGATCTCGCTGCGGTCGTGATGCCGATCGTCCGCGGGCAGGCCGACTACGTGAAGGGCGACCGCATGGGCGCGTACGGGGTCCACCGGAAGATGGGCCTCCCGCGCTGGATCGGCGGCCGCGTCTTCTCGCTCCTCACGAGCCTCGCGATCCGCGAGCCGATCCGCGATTCGCAGTGCGGGTACACCGCCCTCGCGCGGCGAGCGACGGAGGGGCTCGACCTCGCGGGGCTCTGGCCGGGCTTCGGCTACCCGAACGATCTCCTCGGGCAGCTCGCGGCGCGCGCCGAGCGCATCCGCGAGGTCCCGGTCCAGGCCATCTACGGCGACGAGACGAGCAAGCTAAAGCTCCGACATCTTCCGCCTTTTTTCTTCATCATCGGCCGCGCCGCGCTTCGGCGAGCACGTTCCGGCGCAGCGCGCGTGTCACCCGGATGGATGACGCCGGAAGGAGAGCCCTTGCGTCCGGCGAGCGACGTATCACCATAG
- a CDS encoding response regulator transcription factor, with amino-acid sequence MARILVIEDETDIQQVLDYNLREKGHKVYIAGTGEEGLKLAKEKRPDLVLLDLMLPGIPGTEVCKMLKADAATKNTQVVMLTAKGEEIDRVVGFELGADDYVVKPFSVRELLLRVQAILRRSQGEQEAAQGFEFGTLKVDREAHRVWANGNELELTALEFKLLVTLYDRRNRVQTRSALLSDVWGIDADITTRTVDTHVKRLREKLGSAGDYIETVRGVGYRFTDSPEAAQPNGDAVP; translated from the coding sequence ATGGCCCGAATCCTGGTGATCGAGGACGAAACGGACATCCAGCAGGTCCTCGACTACAACCTTCGCGAGAAGGGGCACAAGGTCTACATCGCCGGGACCGGCGAAGAAGGCCTCAAGCTCGCGAAGGAGAAGCGGCCCGACCTCGTCCTCCTCGACCTCATGCTCCCCGGGATCCCGGGCACCGAGGTCTGCAAGATGCTCAAGGCCGACGCGGCGACGAAGAACACGCAGGTCGTGATGCTCACCGCGAAGGGCGAGGAGATCGATCGCGTCGTCGGCTTCGAGCTCGGCGCCGACGACTACGTCGTGAAGCCGTTCAGCGTGCGCGAGCTCCTCCTCCGCGTGCAGGCGATCCTGCGGCGCTCGCAAGGCGAGCAGGAGGCGGCGCAGGGCTTCGAGTTCGGCACGCTCAAGGTCGATCGCGAGGCGCATCGCGTCTGGGCGAACGGGAACGAGCTCGAGCTCACCGCGCTCGAGTTCAAGCTGCTCGTCACGCTCTACGACCGCAGGAACCGCGTGCAGACGCGCTCCGCGCTCCTCAGCGACGTCTGGGGCATCGACGCGGACATCACGACGCGCACCGTCGACACGCACGTGAAGCGCCTCCGCGAGAAGCTCGGGAGCGCGGGCGACTACATCGAGACCGTGCGCGGCGTGGGCTACCGCTTCACCGACTCGCCGGAGGCGGCGCAGCCGAACGGTGACGCGGTGCCGTGA
- a CDS encoding PAS domain-containing protein, translated as MSVKLRLRLFLLVWAVIAASVYWASRAPASALGIGFVAAAIVTVVSVRWFDETVRPITTAHEQLAGNFSRAAYELAGERDLVRRILDGMQEGVLLLDKDGRVALMNPSLREMLLLQADVIGKPLLEVVRHAELKEILDRARTTKKRSEGEVEVGGLKPRHLLVRATAFTGSMGALAKTRSEDGALLAVFFDVTDVRRLESLRRDFVANVSHELRTPVTAVLSAAETLDLALDKDPEGARRFLGIIERNASRLQGLIEDLLDLSRIESRELRLRPERFGFESFAAHLVGLFRERADKKRITLRLDCPRALEIDCDRRALEQVLTNLVDNAVKYCPEGCAISLHAERTEKATLIRVVDDGPGIAAQHIARLFERFYRVDAGRSREMGGTGLGLSICKHLVEAMGGSIDVKSAVGKGTTFEVRVPESPVKLRASSKDVAA; from the coding sequence GTGAGCGTCAAGCTTCGGCTCCGGCTCTTCCTGCTCGTCTGGGCGGTCATCGCCGCCTCGGTGTACTGGGCCAGCCGCGCGCCCGCGAGCGCGCTCGGCATCGGCTTCGTCGCGGCCGCGATCGTCACCGTCGTCTCCGTGCGCTGGTTCGACGAGACCGTGCGCCCGATCACGACCGCGCACGAGCAGCTCGCCGGAAACTTCTCGCGCGCGGCGTACGAGCTCGCCGGCGAGCGCGACCTCGTGCGGCGTATCTTGGACGGCATGCAGGAGGGCGTCCTCCTCCTCGACAAGGACGGGCGCGTCGCGCTGATGAACCCGTCGCTCCGCGAGATGTTGCTCCTCCAGGCCGACGTCATCGGCAAGCCGCTCCTCGAGGTCGTTCGCCACGCCGAGCTGAAGGAGATCCTCGACCGCGCGCGCACGACGAAGAAGCGGAGCGAAGGTGAGGTCGAGGTCGGCGGGCTCAAGCCGCGCCACCTGCTCGTGCGCGCGACCGCGTTCACCGGATCGATGGGCGCGCTGGCCAAGACGCGCTCCGAGGACGGGGCGCTCCTCGCGGTCTTCTTCGACGTCACCGACGTGCGCCGCCTCGAGTCGCTGCGCCGCGACTTCGTCGCGAACGTCTCGCACGAGCTGCGCACGCCCGTCACCGCGGTGCTCTCCGCCGCGGAGACGCTCGACCTCGCGCTCGACAAGGACCCCGAAGGCGCGCGTCGCTTCCTCGGCATCATCGAGCGCAACGCGTCGCGGCTGCAGGGCCTGATCGAGGACCTCCTCGATCTCTCGCGCATCGAGTCGCGCGAGCTCCGCCTCCGCCCGGAGCGGTTCGGCTTCGAGAGCTTCGCCGCGCACCTCGTCGGGCTGTTCCGCGAGCGCGCCGACAAGAAGAGGATCACGCTGCGCCTCGATTGTCCGCGCGCGCTCGAGATCGACTGCGATCGCCGCGCGCTCGAGCAGGTGCTCACGAACCTCGTCGACAACGCGGTGAAGTACTGCCCCGAAGGCTGCGCGATCTCGCTCCACGCCGAGCGCACCGAGAAGGCGACGCTGATCCGCGTCGTCGACGACGGCCCCGGCATCGCGGCGCAGCACATCGCGCGCCTGTTCGAGCGCTTCTACCGCGTCGACGCGGGGCGCTCGCGCGAGATGGGCGGCACCGGCCTCGGCCTCTCGATCTGCAAGCACCTCGTCGAGGCGATGGGCGGCAGCATCGACGTGAAGAGCGCCGTCGGCAAGGGCACCACCTTCGAGGTGCGGGTGCCGGAGTCGCCGGTGAAGCTTCGTGCGTCGTCGAAGGACGTGGCCGCATGA
- the pstS gene encoding phosphate ABC transporter substrate-binding protein PstS, giving the protein MPFPLYTRWAAEYSGARVNYQPLGSGAGVRQVSDGVVDFGATDEPMSDAQLKEARADLVHVPMTIGAVVIAFNVAGVSELRLTPDVIADVFRGTIAKWDDPRLAGANPGVALPAADIAVVHRADGSGTSAAFTAYLAKSSEGWRAEIGAGAMPRFPVGVGVRGNDGVTAYVKATPCSIGYVELAYARQSHLAVAHVRNRAGKWMTPDLDSLDRAARSALGRVPPDLRVSIVDAEDDGAYPIAALSFLVLPRDARERARAEALSRFVWWALHDGQRYAAELDYAPLPPEIVTRAEVVVRGLRAEGRPL; this is encoded by the coding sequence TTGCCGTTTCCGCTCTATACGCGGTGGGCGGCGGAGTATTCGGGGGCGCGCGTGAACTATCAGCCGCTCGGGTCGGGGGCGGGGGTGCGGCAGGTCTCGGACGGAGTGGTGGACTTCGGCGCGACCGACGAGCCGATGAGCGACGCGCAGCTGAAGGAGGCGCGCGCCGACCTCGTGCACGTGCCGATGACGATCGGCGCCGTCGTCATCGCGTTCAACGTCGCGGGGGTGAGCGAGCTGCGGCTCACGCCCGACGTCATCGCCGACGTCTTCCGCGGGACGATCGCGAAGTGGGACGATCCGCGCCTCGCCGGCGCGAACCCCGGCGTCGCGCTGCCGGCGGCGGACATCGCGGTCGTGCACCGCGCGGACGGGAGCGGCACGAGCGCGGCGTTCACGGCGTACCTCGCGAAGTCGAGCGAGGGCTGGCGCGCCGAGATCGGCGCCGGCGCGATGCCGCGCTTTCCGGTCGGCGTCGGCGTGCGCGGCAACGACGGCGTCACCGCGTACGTGAAGGCGACGCCGTGCTCGATCGGGTACGTCGAGCTCGCGTACGCGCGGCAGTCGCACCTCGCCGTCGCGCACGTGAGGAACCGCGCCGGCAAGTGGATGACACCCGACCTCGACTCGCTCGACCGCGCGGCGCGGAGCGCGCTGGGCCGCGTCCCGCCCGATCTCCGCGTGTCGATCGTCGACGCCGAGGACGACGGCGCGTACCCGATCGCCGCGCTCTCGTTCCTCGTCCTCCCCCGCGACGCGCGAGAGCGCGCGCGCGCGGAGGCGCTCTCTCGGTTCGTGTGGTGGGCGCTCCACGACGGCCAGCGCTACGCCGCCGAGCTCGACTACGCGCCGCTGCCGCCCGAGATCGTCACGCGCGCGGAGGTCGTCGTCCGCGGCCTCCGCGCCGAAGGAAGGCCGCTCTGA
- the pstC gene encoding phosphate ABC transporter permease subunit PstC translates to MQRALVPRDAPRTQEETRESARSADRTLGALGAGAAGALALVLIGVAASVVHLAWPSIRENGASFWIGATWDPARGAYGALSFLFGTVVTAAVALLLAVPVGLGVAVFLTDLGPKTMRRPVSALVELLAAVPSVVYGLWAALVLAPLLRDWIEPLLGATGLPIFRGPYLGVGLLCASLVLAIMVLPTIAAVTRDVLGAVPSELREGALALGATPWDVVRFVVVPHARRGVAGAVLLGLGRAVGETMAVAAVVGSRADVSSSLFAPGYTMASVIANEFPTASTELHVSALAEVGVMLFLVTVAFNVAARVLVRSRAR, encoded by the coding sequence ATGCAGCGCGCCCTCGTCCCGCGCGACGCTCCGCGCACGCAGGAGGAGACCCGCGAGTCCGCGCGCTCGGCCGATCGCACCCTCGGCGCGCTCGGAGCGGGGGCGGCGGGCGCGCTCGCGCTCGTGCTGATCGGCGTCGCCGCGAGCGTCGTCCACCTCGCGTGGCCGAGCATCCGAGAGAACGGCGCGTCGTTCTGGATCGGCGCGACGTGGGACCCCGCCCGCGGCGCGTACGGCGCGCTCTCGTTCCTCTTCGGCACCGTCGTCACCGCCGCGGTCGCGCTCCTGCTCGCGGTGCCGGTCGGCCTCGGCGTCGCGGTGTTCCTCACCGACCTCGGTCCGAAGACGATGCGCCGGCCCGTCTCCGCGCTGGTGGAGCTCCTCGCCGCGGTGCCGAGCGTCGTCTACGGGCTGTGGGCCGCGCTCGTCCTCGCGCCGCTCTTGCGCGACTGGATCGAGCCCCTGCTCGGCGCGACCGGGCTCCCGATCTTCCGCGGCCCCTACCTCGGGGTCGGCCTCCTCTGCGCGTCGCTCGTCCTCGCGATCATGGTCCTCCCCACGATCGCGGCGGTCACGCGCGACGTCCTCGGCGCGGTGCCGAGCGAGCTCCGCGAAGGCGCGCTCGCGCTCGGCGCGACGCCGTGGGACGTCGTCCGCTTCGTCGTCGTGCCGCACGCACGGCGCGGCGTCGCGGGCGCGGTGCTCCTCGGCCTCGGCCGCGCGGTCGGCGAGACGATGGCGGTCGCGGCGGTGGTGGGGAGCCGCGCCGACGTCTCGTCGTCGCTCTTCGCGCCCGGCTACACGATGGCGAGCGTGATCGCGAACGAGTTCCCGACCGCGTCGACGGAGCTCCACGTCAGCGCGCTCGCCGAGGTCGGCGTCATGTTGTTCCTCGTCACGGTCGCCTTCAACGTCGCCGCGCGCGTCCTCGTCCGGAGCCGCGCGCGATGA
- the pstA gene encoding phosphate ABC transporter permease PstA, whose product MTSNELEAVYAGRKLGDRVARGLASAAVLLALLPLVAVFLWIAGRGVRALSPAFFVEPIGARGAGMANAIAGTVQLVVFASLMAIPLGIAGGLYLAETRAAPLSRAVRFGTDILAGVPSILVGVVVYAVIVVQMKHFSAFAGATALAIVMLPLVMRTTDIVARTVPDSLREAALALGASRWRTAIFVVLRTAAPGIRSGCMLAVARVCGETAPLLFTAYNNRFWSESLLDPTASLQVQIFTYTMTPRDDWHAQAWAAALVLVTFVVVLNVAARRLVRAAEGSASA is encoded by the coding sequence ATGACCTCGAACGAGCTCGAGGCGGTCTACGCCGGGAGGAAGCTCGGCGATCGCGTCGCGCGCGGCCTCGCGAGCGCCGCCGTCCTCCTCGCGCTCCTCCCGCTCGTCGCGGTCTTCCTCTGGATCGCGGGCCGCGGCGTGCGCGCTCTCTCGCCTGCGTTCTTCGTCGAGCCGATCGGCGCGCGCGGCGCCGGGATGGCGAACGCGATCGCGGGCACGGTGCAGCTGGTCGTCTTCGCGAGCCTGATGGCGATCCCGCTCGGCATCGCGGGCGGCCTCTACCTCGCGGAGACGCGCGCGGCCCCGCTCTCGCGCGCGGTGCGCTTCGGCACCGACATCCTCGCCGGCGTGCCGTCGATCCTCGTCGGCGTCGTCGTCTACGCCGTCATCGTCGTGCAAATGAAGCACTTCTCCGCGTTCGCGGGGGCGACCGCGCTCGCGATCGTGATGTTGCCGCTCGTGATGCGCACGACCGACATCGTCGCGCGCACGGTGCCCGACTCGCTCCGCGAGGCCGCCCTCGCGCTCGGCGCCTCGCGCTGGCGCACCGCGATCTTCGTCGTCCTCCGCACCGCCGCGCCCGGCATACGATCGGGCTGCATGCTCGCCGTCGCGCGCGTCTGCGGCGAGACCGCGCCGCTCCTCTTCACCGCGTACAACAACCGCTTCTGGAGCGAGTCGCTCCTCGATCCGACCGCGAGCCTCCAGGTCCAGATCTTCACCTACACGATGACGCCGCGCGACGACTGGCACGCGCAAGCGTGGGCGGCCGCGCTCGTCCTCGTCACCTTCGTCGTCGTCCTCAACGTCGCCGCGCGCCGCCTCGTGCGCGCGGCGGAAGGGAGCGCCTCCGCATGA
- the pstB gene encoding phosphate ABC transporter ATP-binding protein, with product MRSDDLSAWFGDKRALAGISMPLVEHKVTAVIGPSGCGKSTFIRCLNRMHEVVAGARIAGDVFLDGKSVYRDEVDPVRVRRRVGMVFQKPNPFPTMSIRDNVLAGLRLSGIVPADADALVEEVLGQAALWDEVKDALDRPGGALSGGQQQRLCIARCLALEPEVVLMDEPCSSLDPIATAKIEELIHDLRERYTIVLVTHSMQQAARASDYTAFLYQGELVEYDHADVIFTRPSDPRTEDYITGRFG from the coding sequence ATGCGCTCTGACGACCTCTCGGCGTGGTTCGGCGACAAGCGCGCGCTCGCCGGCATCTCGATGCCGCTCGTCGAGCACAAGGTCACCGCCGTGATCGGTCCCTCCGGCTGCGGGAAGTCGACCTTCATCCGCTGCCTCAACCGCATGCACGAGGTCGTCGCCGGCGCGCGGATCGCGGGCGACGTCTTCCTCGACGGCAAGAGCGTCTACCGCGACGAGGTCGATCCCGTGCGCGTGCGGCGGCGGGTGGGGATGGTATTCCAGAAGCCGAACCCGTTCCCGACGATGTCGATCCGCGACAACGTCCTCGCCGGCCTCCGCCTCTCCGGCATCGTCCCCGCCGACGCCGACGCGCTCGTGGAGGAGGTCCTCGGCCAGGCCGCGCTCTGGGACGAGGTGAAGGACGCGCTCGATCGCCCCGGCGGCGCGCTCTCCGGCGGCCAGCAGCAGCGCCTCTGCATCGCGCGCTGCCTCGCCCTCGAGCCCGAGGTCGTGCTGATGGACGAGCCCTGCTCCTCGCTCGACCCGATCGCGACCGCGAAGATCGAGGAGCTGATCCACGACCTCCGCGAGCGGTACACGATCGTGCTCGTCACCCACAGCATGCAGCAGGCCGCGCGCGCGTCGGACTACACCGCGTTCCTCTACCAGGGCGAGCTCGTCGAGTACGACCACGCCGACGTGATCTTCACGCGCCCCTCCGATCCTCGGACCGAGGACTAC